The following nucleotide sequence is from Natronosalvus caseinilyticus.
CGAAAGCCACCCTCCTCCGACTCAGTAACCGTTAAATCCCAGTCATGGAGTTCGACGATTCGCTTTACAAGCGCTAGCCCTATTCCCGTCCCCCCATTCATTGTATGGCCCCACTCGAAGATTGCATCGTGTTTCTCTGGAGAAATCCCGCAACCCGTGTCTTCGACGAAAAATCCTTCTTGACAGGTTCCAACCCGAACGGCTACATCGGAACCAGCGTGATCGGCTGCATTTCGGAACAGGTTTTCGAAGAGTAATACGGCGAGCGGACGAGAACACAGAATTGGTGTCGAAGCTATAACTGTTATCTGCGGAGAGAATTCTGCGAGCCCAGACGCGGCAGCGTCAACGAGCGTAGAGAGTTGTACAACGGTTTGATCGGCCTCGTCGAGTGAGTTCTGAGCAATGATTGATGCCTCGCGGTTTAAGTGTTCGATTCGATCGATGGTGGCAAGAAGCTGATCACGTTGTTCAGCAATATCGTGCTCGTTTTCGAGGGCCGCTCTGGCCCCCTGGAGATGATTCCGAAGTTCATGGGAAAACACGCGAGTGAACGTCTCGAGTGGGGGCTGACTTCCGTCGCTGTGTATACTCGTTTCGATGGTGTGGATGGCCGCTCCTACAGTCGCTCCGATATCTGCAAGAAGTTCTCGTTCTACCTCATCAATGGTTCGACAGGTTGTAAGAAAAAGTACACCAAATAATGTTGTCTCATGACGAAGGGGAATTGATACTGTGGAACCGTCTGTCCCTGTACTGCTGTTTTCTTCGATTGCTACGGTATCAAGGGCAAAATCGGATGTTGTGAACTCTGGTGTGTGACGAGGATTAATGCCGACAGCTGCCCGTGGCCTGAGCTTATCTGAGTCCTGAATGTATCTTGAACACCATGCAATTTGATATAGGTCTGTAGACGCAAGCTGATTACAGACGGTTGTTTCGATTTCGTCGCGTTTCGTCAGTGTCAAAAGGCGTGAGGTGAGTTCATGAATGGTCTCTTGAAGCCTCCGATGCTGTTGAAGTTGTTCATTCAGGGCTGACCCCGCGACAATTTGCTGGATATGATTCGTGAGTTGCTGAACAGTGTTTGCTTCGTACCACAGTGTGTGAGTGTCTTCGGAGACAGCCGCCCAATTGAGAGCTTCTGTGTGCGCAGTCGTACATAACAGAATCAACGGTGAACTCCCTGTCCGTGTTGAGATCCAATTAAGAAAGTATAGTGGATCTGTATTGGGGATCGCACTAATGATCCCAGAATATGATTTTGTGTTCAGGAATTTGGCTGCTGCTGACTTACTATTAGCCCTATCAACTGAAACTGCGTCCTCACTTGCCAAAATTGTCGCAATGATATCGGTATCAACTGAATCAGTTCCTCCGATTATTAGGTACTGTTC
It contains:
- a CDS encoding sensor histidine kinase; translation: MGVEGEGAEQYLIIGGTDSVDTDIIATILASEDAVSVDRANSKSAAAKFLNTKSYSGIISAIPNTDPLYFLNWISTRTGSSPLILLCTTAHTEALNWAAVSEDTHTLWYEANTVQQLTNHIQQIVAGSALNEQLQQHRRLQETIHELTSRLLTLTKRDEIETTVCNQLASTDLYQIAWCSRYIQDSDKLRPRAAVGINPRHTPEFTTSDFALDTVAIEENSSTGTDGSTVSIPLRHETTLFGVLFLTTCRTIDEVERELLADIGATVGAAIHTIETSIHSDGSQPPLETFTRVFSHELRNHLQGARAALENEHDIAEQRDQLLATIDRIEHLNREASIIAQNSLDEADQTVVQLSTLVDAAASGLAEFSPQITVIASTPILCSRPLAVLLFENLFRNAADHAGSDVAVRVGTCQEGFFVEDTGCGISPEKHDAIFEWGHTMNGGTGIGLALVKRIVELHDWDLTVTESEEGGFRIEIINVDTREKDTLSPQKISSYTDSFSRD